A stretch of uncultured Fusobacterium sp. DNA encodes these proteins:
- the ruvA gene encoding Holliday junction branch migration protein RuvA, translated as MFEYLRGKVEYKKPEYLALDVNGVGYRVSISLRTYDKVKTGSEVKLYIYNYIKEDSFKLIGFLEERERNIFEMLLGVKGIGVSLALSVMSTFDIDTLRDLIAADDYVNLKKVPKLGEKKSQQLILDLKSKLKTLDTFSVEARNENISSQFQIEEELYSALEGLGYSKKEIDSLLTKEELKSFTSIEEAIKSVLKKVNF; from the coding sequence ATGTTTGAATATTTAAGAGGAAAAGTTGAGTATAAAAAGCCAGAGTATCTTGCTTTAGATGTAAATGGTGTTGGTTATAGAGTAAGTATCTCTCTTAGAACTTATGATAAGGTTAAAACTGGAAGTGAAGTAAAATTATATATCTATAACTATATAAAAGAGGATAGTTTTAAACTTATAGGATTTTTAGAGGAGAGAGAGAGAAATATTTTTGAAATGCTATTGGGAGTTAAAGGAATTGGAGTTTCTCTTGCACTATCTGTAATGTCTACTTTTGATATTGATACATTGAGAGATCTTATAGCTGCTGATGACTATGTAAATCTAAAAAAAGTTCCAAAGCTTGGAGAGAAAAAATCACAACAACTTATTTTAGATCTAAAAAGCAAGTTAAAAACTTTAGATACTTTTTCTGTTGAAGCAAGAAATGAAAATATATCATCACAATTCCAAATTGAAGAGGAGCTTTACTCTGCTTTAGAGGGATTAGGATATAGTAAGAAAGAAATTGATTCTCTACTTACAAAAGAGGAGTTAAAAAGTTTCACTTCTATTGAAGAGGCTATAAAAAGTGTACTTAAAAAAGTAAACTTTTAA